The following proteins are co-located in the Tripterygium wilfordii isolate XIE 37 chromosome 2, ASM1340144v1, whole genome shotgun sequence genome:
- the LOC120011255 gene encoding zinc finger protein JAGGED-like, with amino-acid sequence MVRTQDALEGDHVVLVFKVYKTGTNCIWRPESNNNPLDLNNYPEDYGTRDGKHVMEEGSSSGGAGYRKKKSGGKDGKDEESGKVYECRFCSLKFCKSQALGGHMNRHRQERETETLNRARQLVFTNDNLAAPHLGCHPIAPGDPFRPMYQQSRLYPGSSSVTPPQGPHQPLLYTSPTRLVPYPSQYPLQQPINDYYVGHALTPQQYPHQNLNYMGGPDSSNNYTCVGAPVGQVLGHRSGRGSSDMGGAGGGGRDGSVQEEGLNWGRNHGGI; translated from the exons ATGGTTAGGACTCAGGATGCGTTGGAGGGGGACCATGTAGTTTTAGTGTTCAAGGTATATAAGACTGGCACTAATTGTATTTG GAGACCTGAAAGCAATAATAACCCGTTAGACCTCAACAACTACCCTGAAGACTACGGTACTAGAGACGGTAAACATGTCATGGAAGAGGGCTCTTCTTCTG GTGGTGCAGGgtacaggaaaaagaaaagcgGCGGTAAGGATGGGAAGGATGAGGAGAGCGGGAAGGTGTACGAGTGTAGGTTTTGTTCCCTCAAGTTCTGCAAATCTCAAGCTCTCGGTGGACACATGAACCGACACAGACAAG AGAGGGAGACAGAAACCCTGAACCGTGCTCGTCAACTGGTCTTCACCAACGATAACCTAGCCGCCCCTCATTTAGG GTGCCACCCGATTGCACCAGGCGATCCGTTCAGGCCAATGTACCAGCAATCAAGATTGTACCCTGGCTCATCCTCCGTAACGCCGCCGCAGGGTCCACACCAACCACTACTATACACATCTCCTACGCGATTAGTCCCTTATCCCTCTCAATACCCACTACAACAACCCATCAACGATTACTACGTTGGTCACGCCCTTACCCCACAACAATATCCTcaccaaaatctaaactacATGGGCGGACCAGACTCCAGCAATAATTACACTTGTGTCGGTGCACCGGTTGGGCAGGTGTTAGGGCACCGCTCGGGCCGGGGTAGTTCGGACATGGGAGGAGCAGGAGGAGGTGGAAGAGATGGGTCTGTTCAAGAGGAGGGATTGAATTGGGGGAGGAACCATGGAGGGATTTAA
- the LOC120007094 gene encoding adenylate isopentenyltransferase-like yields the protein MRILPLLTTHQQYYSPTKLPSLSFPSGPPFECLRRPSRWVPPRMDSSVSPVPRKDKVVVLMGATGSGKSSLSIDLATLFPSEVVNSDKMQVYDGLDITTNKISIPDRRNVPHHLLGEIDPEDGEFNPSDFRSFGGSAIAGIVSRRKLPLIVGGSNSFIHSLIVEQFNPDDDVFTDLNSKSISTEFRYNCCFIWVDVSFPVLCNYLAERVDEMLDLGMFEELAEFYNPDRIKTPTETGLRKAIGVPEFDRYFSKYPPMTEPKEDDWEWRRMRREAYDEAVREIKENTFQLVKRQLRKIQKLRGAGWDLHRVDATMAFREVLMTSDRNRKQRLKPENQKKKKSRRWIDIWNKDVLQPTMKIVKQFFEEEE from the coding sequence ATGAGAATATTACCCTTATTAACAACCCACCAACAATACTATTCTCCCACAAAGCTACCTTCATTGTCCTTCCCATCTGGACCACCTTTCGAATGCCTCCGCCGGCCCTCTCGGTGGGTCCCACCTCGAATGGATTCTTCCGTATCCCCTGTTCCTCGAAAGGACAAGGTCGTCGTCCTTATGGGAGCCACCGGTAGCGGCAAATCCAGCCTCTCTATCGACCTCGCCACACTATTCCCCTCCGAAGTCGTCAACTCAGACAAAATGCAGGTCTACGACGGTTTGGATATCACAACCAATAAAATTTCAATCCCAGACCGACGCAATGTTCCTCACCATCTCCTCGGTGAGATTGACCCCGAAGACGGCGAGTTCAATCCCTCCGACTTCCGCTCATTCGGCGGGTCTGCCATTGCGGGGATTGTTTCACGGCGCAAACTGCCGCTAATTGTTGGTGGGTCGAACTCGTTCATTCACTCCCTAATCGTGGAACAGTTTAATCCGGACGACGACGTTTTTACTGATTTGAATTCGAAATCGATTTCCACGGAGTTCAGGTACAACTGTTGCTTCATCTGGGTTGATGTGTCATTTCCAGTTTTATGCAATTATCTGGCTGAACGCGTCGACGAAATGCTCGACTTGGGTATGTTCGAAGAATTGGCCGAGTTCTATAACCCGGATCGGATTAAAACCCCAACTGAAACCGGGCTGAGGAAAGCGATTGGAGTGCCCGAATTCGATAGGTATTTCAGTAAATACCCGCCAATGACGGAGCCCAAGGAGGATGATTGGGAGTGGCGTCGCATGCGGAGGGAAGCGTACGATGAGGCAGTCAGGGAGATAAAAGAGAACACGTTTCAGCTTGTGAAGAGACAGCTGAGGAAAATCCAAAAGCTGAGAGGGGCCGGGTGGGACCTACATAGAGTTGACGCCACGATGGCATTTAGGGAAGTTTTGATGACGTCCGACAGGAATAGAAAACAGAGACTGAAACcggagaaccagaagaagaagaagagcagaaGGTGGATTGATATATGGAACAAGGACGTACTGCAGCCAACCATGAAGATAGTGAAGCAATTCTTTGAGGAGGAGGAGTAG
- the LOC120016337 gene encoding VQ motif-containing protein 8, chloroplastic-like, with the protein MSPVTTAFSLDLDHHSSSRREINGLRPSPLRIHKDSHLIHKSSSSVFAKQQPQEQRQRQQQHGPVIIYTHSPKIIHTKPQDFMALVQKLTGRSSSDDQIISSETTASDQDFKSETNVVRENSTGVDLNTRHEDSRLADIPLFTPTSAADFFCSPNKANPISPSFLEFLRGFSDY; encoded by the coding sequence ATGAGTCCTGTAACCACTGCCTTCAGTCTTGATCTTGATCATCACAGCAGCAGCAGGAGGGAGATCAACGGTCTACGTCCATCCCCGTTGAGGATCCATAAGGATTCGCATCTCATTCACAAATCTTCGTCCTCTGTTTTCGCCAAACAACAACCACAAGAACAGCGGCAGCGGCAACAACAACATGGTCCGGTAATAATCTACACGCATTCGCCCAAGATTATTCATACCAAACCCCAAGATTTCATGGCGTTGGTCCAGAAACTCACCGGTCGTTCGAGTTCAGACGATCAAATAATATCATCAGAAACCACCGCTTCTGATCAGGATTTCAAATCAGAAACAAACGTTGTTCGAGAGAATAGTACAGGTGTTGATTTGAATACACGGCATGAGGATTCTCGTCTGGCTGATATTCCCCTCTTCACACCAACCTCCGCTGCCGATTTCTTCTGCTCTCCAAACAAGGCTAATCCTATCTCGCCCTCTTTTTTGGAGTTCCTGAGAGGATTTTCTGATTATTGA
- the LOC120011246 gene encoding uncharacterized protein LOC120011246, translating into MEIPVLNRLSDFEAGMTSLQSPTFLSQIVSFSGIEDLLQDYSFWKWGALILALLASFTTLVNRIRILIIRFRFQANQSLPTKPLIEEDDFDSESDSSCSSSDDEEEEPAASPSSPRWRPTEYQDFRVSGSAHYIDDRLRNSDLKLRRPRSSRSLGDLFSLSELANSKSVVKLWDNLSNLGLGLDLNRNSSGNEIDTAGLGIASMFGWNSKIQAFPASSPPAVVVSASTSKSRNVELKVWDTRAAFQLPAMIAEWRPTLGKIVGVYTGGVEKVYVRDDVVGDLTVGDLRKVSTPLGNLTESDVVG; encoded by the coding sequence ATGGAAATCCCCGTGCTCAACAGATTAAGCGATTTTGAAGCTGGAATGACTTCTTTACAGAGCCCAACTTTTCTTTCACAGATTGTATCGTTTTCAGGGATTGAGGATCTCCTTCAAGATTACAGTTTTTGGAAATGGGGAGCGTTGATTCTCGCTCTGTTAGCCTCTTTTACTACTTTGGTCAATAGAATCAGAATTCTTATCATCAGATTTAGATTCCAGGCAAACCAATCACTACCCACAAAACCCCTAATTGAGGAAGATGACTTTGACAGCGAATCTGATTCTTCTTGCTCGTCctctgatgatgaagaagaagagccGGCAGCATCGCCGTCTTCTCCCAGATGGCGACCCACTGAATATCAAGATTTCCGCGTCAGCGGTTCTGCTCATTACATCGACGATCGGTTGAGAAACAGTGACTTGAAGCTTCGGAGACCCCGCAGCAGCCGTAGCTTAGGAGATTTGTTTTCACTGTCTGAATTAGCGAACAGTAAGAGCGTAGTGAAGCTTTGGGACAATTTGAGTAATTTGGGATTGGGGTTAGATCTCAATCGCAACTCGTCTGGAAACGAAATCGACACTGCAGGGTTGGGTATTGCCTCGATGTTTGGTTGGAACAGCAAGATTCAAGCTTTTCCGGCATCCTCGCCGCCGGCGGTAGTTGTTTCCGCCTCGACTAGCAAATCCAGAAATGTGGAATTGAAGGTCTGGGACACTCGCGCCGCATTTCAGTTGCCGGCGATGATCGCAGAGTGGAGACCGACTTTGGGAAAGATTGTGGGGGTCTACACCGGCGGCGTGGAGAAGGTTTACGTCAGAGATGACGTCGTCGGAGATTTAACGGTTGGTGACTTACGCAAAGTGAGCACGCCGTTAGGGAACTTGACGGAATCTGACGTGGTTGGATGA